Below is a genomic region from Hevea brasiliensis isolate MT/VB/25A 57/8 chromosome 3, ASM3005281v1, whole genome shotgun sequence.
CTTCCTCTTCGTAGTCCTCATAAGCTGTGGCATCTTGGTACTGCTGATACTCGGAGACCAAATCATTCATGTTGCTCTCTGCCTCTGTGAACTCCATCTCATCCATACCTTCCCCAGTGTACCAGTGCAAGAAAGCCTTCCTCCTGAACATGGCTGTGAACTGTTCACTCACACGGCGGAACATTTCCTGAATTGATGTTGAGTTTCCAATGAAAGTGGATGCCATTTTCAGCCCTGTTGGAGGAATGTCACAGACAGTTGATTTCACGTTGTTTGGAATCCATTCTACGAAGTACGAAGAATTCTTGTTTTGAACAGCAATCATCTGCTCATCAACTTCTTTGGTGCTCATTTTGCCCCTGAACACGGCTGAGGCTGTCAAGTAACGGCCATGGCGTGGATCTGCTGCGCACATCATGTTCTTTGCGTCCCACATTTGCTGGCTGAGTTCTGGCACAGTTAGGGCTCTGTATTGCTGGGAGCCACGGGAGGTGAGCGGAGCAAAACCTACCATGAAGAAATGGAGCCGTGGGAAAGGGATGAGATTAACAGCGAGCTTTCTCAAGTCAGAGTTAAGCTGGCCTGGGAATCTCAAGCAGCATGTGACTCCAGACATGGTAGCAGAAATCAAATGGTTCAAATCACCAACTGCAGCAACAAAATGAAAGCTACCAACATCAGACCACACAAAAGGAGGAAGCAAAACCTGttaataaaatacaaatttaggaaaattaaaaatcatacAGCTTGGAGTGGTGAGCTTAAGGGTACGAAAGCAGATATCATAGAGAGCTTCATTGTCGAGGACCATGCATTCATCTGCATTTTCGACAAGCTGATGGACAGAAAGAGTCGCATTGTAAGGCTCAACAACTGTATCCGAGACCTTAGGGGATGGGAAAACTGAGAAAGTTAGCATCATTCGATCTGGGAACTCCTCTCTGATTTTGGAGATCAAAAGAGTGCCCATCCCAGACCCAGTTCCTCCTCCTAGAGAATGGCAAACCTGAAATCCTGCAATTCAAGCACTACTCAGTCGAACAACGAAAAAGAACCAATCCCACAGGTTGaaagagaatttatttattttatatatttaaaaactaACCCTGCAGGCAATCACAATTCTCTGCTTCTTTGCGAACAACATCAAGCACAGAATCAATCAACTCAGCACCCTCAGTATAATGGCCCTTAGCCCAGTTGTTCCCAGCACCAGATTGACCAAAAACAAAATTATCAGGTCTAAAAATCTGGCCATAAGGACCAGTCCTGATACTATCCATAGTTCCAGGCTCAAGATCCATAAGGACAGCCCTTGGCACATACCTGCCACCACTTGCCTCATTGTAATAGACATTGAGCCTTTCAAGCTGGAGTTGAGAATCGCCATGGTACTTACCGGTAGCATCAATGCCATGCTCGGCACAAATCACTTCCCAGAACTTCGCTCCAATTTGGTTGCCACATTGGCCTCCTTGGATGTGAAGAATTTCACGCATTTTCTTGCACCAAGAGAGCGTCTGGAGGGAAAATGAGGGAGGCAGGGATGAGATCTGAAATGGGTACGTATTGGGAACGCACGGATTATTCTTATAGAAAGTTTGATCTTAAGCTTGAGTTTGGTTGGTTTAGAGTTTTGAAAAACTTCAAATTAGATAGAACAACTAGATAAATGCTATAAATAATtgttaaatttgttggcattttgCAAGAAATGAGAGATGCAGCGCATGAATTTCGCTGCCCTTAATTGACCATTTTCTATCCATAAACCTTGCTTCCGAAAGTGAGTTCGCCAAAAATAAAAGATTTGCTAATTTAAGTTTATTCTATTTAGGGAACAAAAATTACTCTATCTAAATATAAAAcagtttaataattttaatatttaaatataaaattattttttatttaattttgattgaaatttaaatttaaaattttatatacagTTTCTGTAGAATCaatgtaaaatttataattttgtttatatttattattgaccacccataaacaattttatcaaatatatttGATAAAACATATATTTCATAGATAAA
It encodes:
- the LOC110672602 gene encoding tubulin beta chain-like; translation: MREILHIQGGQCGNQIGAKFWEVICAEHGIDATGKYHGDSQLQLERLNVYYNEASGGRYVPRAVLMDLEPGTMDSIRTGPYGQIFRPDNFVFGQSGAGNNWAKGHYTEGAELIDSVLDVVRKEAENCDCLQGFQVCHSLGGGTGSGMGTLLISKIREEFPDRMMLTFSVFPSPKVSDTVVEPYNATLSVHQLVENADECMVLDNEALYDICFRTLKLTTPSFGDLNHLISATMSGVTCCLRFPGQLNSDLRKLAVNLIPFPRLHFFMVGFAPLTSRGSQQYRALTVPELSQQMWDAKNMMCAADPRHGRYLTASAVFRGKMSTKEVDEQMIAVQNKNSSYFVEWIPNNVKSTVCDIPPTGLKMASTFIGNSTSIQEMFRRVSEQFTAMFRRKAFLHWYTGEGMDEMEFTEAESNMNDLVSEYQQYQDATAYEDYEEEAEEIHDM